A segment of the Crassostrea angulata isolate pt1a10 chromosome 10, ASM2561291v2, whole genome shotgun sequence genome:
TAGGTAACTCTGAATACTTGATATGCCCTGCATAATTTCTCGCATCTGCCAGCAGTCTAACCTGgcttttttacttatttcattaTCTGGGGTGTCTTTTATTTCGTTCAGGTCTTTTTTAGGGGTTTATATCAACCATTTGTCTACAAAAAGCAGTGCGTTCATAGAGGTAATTGTTAATTGTTAACAACAGCTGAGTACCTTCAACTTCACCTAGTGTCCGGCCGATGTTTCCAATATATTTCGATTTCCAAAGAAAGTTGCACGCAACAATTCCTAATTATCACTccaattttaaatattgtatgtTCACATActaaatattggtattcaactGTCAAACGAAGATTAGGTTTTAAACACTCATCCAATCGAAAAAAATCCCCCTTACATCTCGAGCATGCACAAAgagattgaaaaataaaatgaaactctTATTGCGTTGAGAAAAATATCCCCattaacaagaatagaattcctgggtcccccgccggtcaagcagtatattagtatactagtatactgcatatgaaattgcaatattttcaaacattcagggCTGTTCCAGAATTAAATGTGTGGGGATGTTTACCCCACCATccatttgttttctattttacctgtcgcaaatatatccaaaatactacaatctaaaagaacttgaccaaagtattagtggtacaACATTTGGtctaaatttaatgaaaatccgtcaaaatttgtaggcatgagaacgcttacaaggtcacaaagtcccataactccaacaaaaagtatcgaccaatgcttattttcgaacttgaccaaggtaatagtggtatcaacatttggtataaatttaatgaaaatccgtcaaaatttgtaggcatgagagcacttacaaaaaagtgtgattaATCCGtcacaaagtcccataactccaacaaaaagtatcgaccaatgctgattttcgaacttgaccaagataATAGCGGTATCAACATTTGgtataatttaatgaaaatccgtcaaaatttgtaggcatgagagcgcttacaaaaaagtgtgacggacggaaacacggacgcacggacacacggacacacggacggacgcccggcattatAATGTCCCCGCTTCGCGTTGCGGTGGGGGACAAAAAGCTCACACACAAAAGAAAGTTTCAAGTATTTTTATCTAAATCGAGTAGACCAAGTTAACGTAGATCTCCACACCAAATAGGCGTATGAGATTTGTGTTGTATTCATTTGTTAAGTTTAATAAGTACATTATTAAACAATAATAGACTTCAAAGTAAAATTCTAGAGAAGTTTTAGAATATCAGTCTAGGTCCAGATATTCctttatatatcaatttttttttaaacatttctgttttaaagtcttatgaaagtaaaaatatataaagtttagaaatgaaaaacaaaataattttgaatgaagttaATTTGTATGATCAAGGCAAACTGCTGGATGatatctgaaaatataaacaatattggTTGGCTAATGagataaagaaaagaaattgaaagaaaattaaaagaaatactgaattattgcaaaaatctatattatgaaagatcctgtttaagaattgtctttctttatttgaCATGGTCTCGAATATCTTGGGAccaatattcaataaaaatcacatagaaaatttaaaaaaggaataattCCATGCTTAATATGTAGATATAAGGTTagtagtgcttatgataatgtttgaaactgaaaataaaaaaaacacatataaaAGTAGAGAGAGTAATACAGCGCGCTATTGACAACATTAAAaagacatgtacaaaatcatgTGCGCTCAAACTTTGCGAATAAGAGAAATGCATTTGAATTTTAGTATTGCAAAGAAGTTTGATTTCTTAATCAATTCGATTCAATATTATGTacggttttgtttttgttttacttgaCATTAGAAAACAAATACCTGTACTCTAAATGTATGATGACATAATAAATGACAATACCGGTAACAAATTGTtaaccatctcaaaaattcgtaaaacgaaatacaaattcaaagcagagcaacatggACTTCTAAAAAGATTGAGGTAGAATCAGGTGCTTAGGAgtagtgagcatcctctgctaaCCACTTTGCTTTACTCCCGTCGTGTGCTCTTTGTCctaatcgaaaaaaaaaaacacggaCAAGTCCGTAGagaattaggtgattaattacgGTCTAACAATtagaatgaaaaattaaacataacATAACATGCCAATACCTAGATAAAATGAGCAGTTTAGTGTGTAATTTTAGGTTGATTTTGAAAGGTTACTAATTATGTGGCATGTTTTAtaagcatattaaaatattgtctttttatgttttttaagcatattaaaatattgtctTTTTATCTTTATAGATGCTTCGAGGAATGGTCTTGGAGAATTTTGTCCATTTTAAAGAAAGATCTATATTAgacttttcaaaaacaaaatatggtCCAAACATTTTTGTTGGGGCGAGTTCAACAGGAAAAACAGCTGTATTAGAATTAATCAGAAGATGTATGGATATGAAATTAAACTCATCCCTCACAAACCGTTGTGACGAAAGTAAAACAGCATATGTTTTTTGCGAGTTTGAAAAGACATTTGGAAATTATGGACCTACGGTCATATCAGGGATGATTGTAGATAGAGTACACGAAGATTACGTAGACGATGatgaagaagatgaagaatggGTAGAGAACGTGAAAGAAGATAAACaagaaacaatatttcataaagtCATAATGTACTTTTACAAAGAAGAAATAAAGGTTTGTTGTAAAACGTACTTTAAGACACCTGACGGAAGAATCGTTGATCTTAGAAAGAATGTGAAACTCGGTAAAGTGTTTTTGGATGACATTaatgtaattgataaaattttgtgtATTGCCAACAAAGGTAGAAAACCAAATGAAAGTTATAAGATAAGCAGTGGAATAAAAAATGACTTCGATATTGCATTTGTGGAAAAAGTTTCAAATGAAATTAGAAAACAACAAAGAGAAGATAGAATCCACAATCAATATCCAAAAGTATGGGGAGCATTAGAAGATGAATTTGTTGGTGTTTTGTCAATGAGAGGATTGGGTACATTTCAATGGACAAAAAGTTCATTAATCGACGATAAATTCAAATCAATCAATTATGAAGGCGCAAGCGCTCAAGCGGAAATTATAGCTGAACTGATAGAAAGTTAAGACATTGATTACAACAGAGAACacgaaatatttaattttcttaccAGTGGAAGtaactttaattttgtcaagAAATCGACTTCGGAAATAGTTGTTCAAAAAGGTGGTAAAGAGTTTGCGTTGTTGAAGACCTCTGTTGGAACTGTAGAGGCCAaacaattttcacttttgaTGGCACACGATAGGCTGCAAACAATTTGTCTAGAAGAGCCTGATAGAGGAATGCATCCTCAGATGATTGAACGTATGAATGAAGTTCTGCACCACGAAAGTCGCAAAAAAACCATTATTGTTGTAACTCATAGCCCATTTCTTGTCGACTCCACGTCACTGAAAAACACTTTCTTCTTTTCGAGAGGAGCGAATGGTTCAACAGTCGTCAACATAAACGACGAACTCgagaaaaatgaatatttaaagttGTTAGGAACAACAGAATTCAAAACTCTTTTGTTTTCCTCGAGCGTTCTTTTTGTTGAAGGACCCTCTGATAAAATTGTTCTTGAAgctatatttagaaaatataagCAAAGTTCAAAGTCATTCGCTGACAGTTTTCCAATATTACGTCACGAAATATGTTCCATGGGAGGAAAAGGAATAGCCAATAGAATGAAAGATTTctgcaaaaaattaaatataaagtttTGTGTAGTTACAGATAGGGATGTAATGATGGATGACAAAGGGccacaaattaaatatagaaGCAGTTTTAGCTCAGATTTTATAGAAGATGATTGTAGCATTTCAACGTTTCTTGAAGACAAATTTAAAACGTTTTCTGATAATTTGGCAGAAAACGAAAATCTGTTTGTTTGGAAACATGGCGAATTGGAAGACTTTCTTTTAAGTAAACACCAATTTGAAATCTGCAAACTTTTGATTCCAGAGAACTTATCTAATGAAGAAAATTATCCATTCGATGTAACAGATCCACACTATAAAGATTCCAAAGGGAAGATCAACAAATCTTTGAATGGTGGAATATCTCGGGATAAACTGGATGATTTAGCAACGCTTCTATTGCAGTTTGAAGAAACTGGTCGCCTGTGTATTTTCCTGAAAAACATAAATGACTGCAAATATCCATAACCATTCTGTATCACATGTTTACCAAAATGTATATTGCTTtactaatattattattaagatGCACTGAAAAAGGTtgttttgtgtattaaataGATTATATAGATTGCAGTATTTAAATAGTTTTGTTCCTTAAAATTAAAGATCTTCGTTTCCAACATATGACCTCATTGTTTTTGCTAGGTTTCTTTTTCCTTATTTGCATTAGGGTATTCCGGTTTCAACGATTgtacggtttctttttatcattaataaaGTATTCCGTTTCTAAAGGGAGACCCTCTTGTTGTTCTACGGTTTCGTTTATCATCTTTTACATCTGTTATTTATTCGAGAACTAttactcaaaaactattcaatcGATATTCATAAATTTGCTGGACTGATACAGCATTATCTGCacttaaaattccaaaaaaaagaagataattaGATAAAATAAATGGGCTGATGGAGTCTCTATCGATTTGAGATTTTAGGTTTTTTAAGGAACttttaaggaccattttgtcTATATAATCTCTCTGAAACTTATCGTGATAGTAACATGAAACattcagggatagtagatgaTTCTCCGTAAATGATTCTAACTATTTTATATTGTGAAAAATGCGAGATACGTTGAATCTCGCTTGATCTCAATaagtgaaattaaattttttcacgaaattttcacACATTTTCTTTGTTGTCTTTTAAGATAAATTCCATGTATGAATCAAAACTCGATCGCCATGCAAAATCAAAGGTTTTATTCATACTTTTCACTTTGATATATTCTGATCAATTAAAACTCTTAACACCAATTTTTGACGCTATGTGGTCCCGTCGCCATTGTTTCAGAGGGTAAAAATGTGGTATTTCAATGCTTATTTACGAACAAATAGTGAGAAATGGCAACAATCTGAGGTTTCCAGGGTATAATATATTtcgaaaaaaatcattattttacaAGAGAAGGAAAAACATTCATGGAGAAACGCATATTTTAAAACCGCTTCCATGGTAACTTAACAGAAACTTGTAACATATTGACAGTGTTTTATAAATCTAATAGTTTCTCATTTCAACTTTTGATAAAAACgtaaaaaactgatttcaatttttttaactgttctTTGGTAACAGCTTAAGTATTGTTTTTATTCATCAATTTTCTTCTATAAAAGTATTATTGAAAATAGGACTAAGGTTGTTTTATGTCTTGGATAGTTTATATAAGGCCTAtaaaaaatgtgtgtttaggATAACACTGATGAAAAGATTAGGTTAAGTAggtagaatttatttttattttatcatatttttttctacatgaatcCTTAgtatgtttgtttgtgtcatatttaaaaacggatttttgataaaaataatataatattcacAATCTGATAAtctaactagactct
Coding sequences within it:
- the LOC128167949 gene encoding uncharacterized protein LOC128167949, coding for MAHDRLQTICLEEPDRGMHPQMIERMNEVLHHESRKKTIIVVTHSPFLVDSTSLKNTFFFSRGANGSTVVNINDELEKNEYLKLLGTTEFKTLLFSSSVLFVEGPSDKIVLEAIFRKYKQSSKSFADSFPILRHEICSMGGKGIANRMKDFCKKLNIKFCVVTDRDVMMDDKGPQIKYRSSFSSDFIEDDCSISTFLEDKFKTFSDNLAENENLFVWKHGELEDFLLSKHQFEICKLLIPENLSNEENYPFDVTDPHYKDSKGKINKSLNGGISRDKLDDLATLLLQFEETGRLCIFLKNINDCKYP